In the genome of Cryptomeria japonica chromosome 8, Sugi_1.0, whole genome shotgun sequence, one region contains:
- the LOC131036899 gene encoding sphinganine C4-monooxygenase 2-like — MNFSLETSCEVTGDAGKSGLILQPSLMVQAIQFLIAMFVFDAWQYFLHRYIHHNKFLYRTIHSRHHKLIVPWPFGAMYNHPLEGFLIVSYLFSGMTPRTSIFFFSFVIIKCVDDHCGILLPGNPFHIIFHNNTAYHDVHHQLHGVKYNFSHPFFIFCDKLLWTHDMPYTIMKRPDGGYEAASAKMQ; from the exons ATGAATTTTTCCCTTGAGACATCATGTGAG GTGACAGGAGATGCAGGAAAATCTGGTTTAATTTTACAACCTTCACTTATGGTACAGGCCATACAATTCCTGATAGCCATGTTTGTATTCGATGCATGGCAGTACTTTCTCCACCGTTATATTCACCATAACAAGTTCCTATATCGGACTATTCATTCAAGACACCATAAGCTGATAGTGCCTTGGCCCTTTGGAGCAATGTACAACCATCCATTGGAGGGTTTTCTTATAGTGTCATATCTCTTCTCAGGGATGACACCCagaacatctatattctttttctCCTTTGTAATAATTAAGTGTGTAGATGATCATTGTGGAATACTGTTGCCTGGAAATCCTTTCCACATCATTTTCCACAACAACACAGCATATCATGACGTTCATCACCAGCTGCACGGAGTGAAATACAACTTTTCACACCCCTTCTTCATATTTTGCGACAAACTTCTTTGGACTCATGATATGCCTTACACGATTATGAAACGACCAGATGGTGGATATGAAGCTGCATCAGCCAAAATGCAATAA